The Sebastes umbrosus isolate fSebUmb1 chromosome 4, fSebUmb1.pri, whole genome shotgun sequence genome has a window encoding:
- the nup205 gene encoding nuclear pore complex protein Nup205 isoform X3 — MAAQMAVNSGASLWGPLKELWETVDGAVLRRQPESVHLLDLQLKKHKPHFLSLYKNPPKSAEQREKVRKASTEGIAIQGQQGSRLLPEQLLSEAFILSDLFDIGELAALELLLAGEQQQPHFPGLTRGLVAVLLYWDGKLCVANSLRTLIQSRHGKTFTLDLSGELVALTTRFTDELMSQGLTKRVLTLMSEINVTREFERLQKERGLGNEKHRKEVSDLIKECRQALADSLFSWTCQSPLSKDDTLALIGHLETVTAQADGSLDSVNLALVMALLYCLDVSFVEQGTEDRDDLIQALPLLTERQYVSAVHSRLMDGQPWKLSGLQAVCRLAWALSLRVLSQLPQGCALVEFTEADEALADQALLGDVFLFMKEGILGCESFAQEEFYIRRLHSLITDFLALMPMKVKQLRNRADEDARLVHMSLQMDSELPSSLRKDLDHLMILIGEFYSKDSFGLELGLEFWCPTESLQHTSLQGSYLGMALQRPPHKQVVLSKFVRQMGDLLPSTLYISYLRMLKGLANGPQCAHYSFSLLKTNGATHSDNIQGVSGSPVSWEHFFHSLMLYHENLRRDFPNPDASQYRHPPLRGITQRELDGLTSFLQLLTTIITWSENARLALCEHPQWTPVVVMLGLLQCSVPPVLKAEVLHCLAAFGKSPEIAASLWQSLEYTQILQTVRAPGQRQAAGIEVELNEIESSCEEYPLTRGFCHLISTLVESSLPINLGAGLRVPGFQPYLNFLRDSVFLPFPTRAYRHPAEKWEVADAVLEVFHKLLRDYEPQPADFVQEMVELQGEQVAAYKPPGHSIMFHLLNDSPMLALCLSLLEEGVRQLDTYASFPGKKHLESAVLRCLCLLDLALQKEVMFMDLLRESQASMLVSPLEQLIQGVSPQTRRADHIVNIARYLYHSSSNPEAAFQSAKILRRIANYPNIQTRLVGDFTHDQSVSEKLMAGFVECLDNEEAEEGTENGDDSDPQKKVARIRHETQIHMLNLLITSLDLRTPNLALYLLGYEVKKPVSSTNLQDPGVLGCPRSCLHAILSLLQRGTEKRSGPVLTQQAPHLAELCYQVIYQLCACPDTSGPTMRYLRTSQDFLFSHLQHLPFILPSNQIAALSQMSWLMKTAAIELRVTSLNRQRSHTQRLVSLLLDDQPHTQHTADGESGMEEETRSVSGFLHFDTVSKVRRKLLSVLDAIDFSQDMPELLQLDFFERTQIEQVISNCEHVNEQGHTVCNVKLLHRVLVAEVNALQGMAAIGQRPLLMEEVNSILQQVVERNRVRRSLSAKRHALRSWRSLVETLLTACPADLIPADDRQLIIRDLLLDLHDKVLSEDAAGELMPIVAGAVFTLTAHLSQSVLSEQQQGAGLEASSGFASIANSALHLILRKLLDFILCTGGGYQRLRAHLYGSLLYYLQIAQKPEEPDTLQTGKAMWERLTAPEDGFSKLQRENLAIIESYGKALMEVVCRDACDGHEISRMLALAVLDRILSIDRQNQWLVYVCNSGYLRSLVESLRQDDVALQSLLTPQPPLLKPLYIYESKMALLTRVAKTGQGAVELLRCGLVAQLIECQVFDMVPDSDAHRVMRDPSGFIPSPMDRYRQILLPTLRLFQVILTSTTMNHQQGAAQVLQWLIVHADTIQSLLRCQELSMGALQELSLLTGIISKTALPGVLETGGEVNSAALMEFQGHITRFQRLCLSLLGRLAGSERERLLKQAEVAAPGDSAERREEMEVAMQQVCANIMEYCQTLLLQSSAQAQFSICLFSPSGSEPAGRDGGRTDLSSIPPSVAYSRAPSLGLVLYLLKNSAADFFRFHQSHRQSLGKLQSLDQLPPEELKELCQGLVSGPGGVEKISSVQRSLLAKRRLVQLINNRAKLLGLCSYVIETCLFVLWRHLEYYLLHCTPTDPKDSLMPGASLYRSRLTDDSFGGLQASGGRGLGLSRVSQQDLDLLKSDMAAGFGEALQRKLLEVEGLYSQVRSRYTFIQALVRRIRGLLRQPKS; from the exons ATGGCGGCGCAGATGGCGGTAAACTCAG GTGCCAGTCTGTGGGGGCCGCTGAAGGAGTTGTGGGAGACAGTGGACGGGGCGGTGTTGAGGAGACAGCCAGAGAGCGTCCACCTCCTGGACCTGCAGCTGAAGAAACATAAACCGCACTTTCTCTCACTCTATAAGAACCCG CCAAAgagtgcagagcagagagagaaggtgCGTAAAGCCAGCACAGAAGGCATCGCCATCCAAGGTCAGCAGGGGTCACGGCTCCTTCCAGAGCAGCTTCTCTCAGAGGCCTTCATCCTCAGCGATTTGTTTGATATTGGAGAGTTAGCAGCCTTGGAGCTTCTGTTAGCAG GTGAACAACAGCAGCCCCATTTTCCAGGTCTGACACGAGGTTTAGTAGCTGTGCTGCTCTACTGGGATGGAAAGCTTTGTGTGGCCAACTCCCTGCGCACACTCATCCAGTCACGCCACGGCAAGACCTTCACTCTGGACCTGAG TGGAGAGCTGGTGGCTTTGACGACACGTTTTACAGATGAACTAATGAGCCAGGGTTTGACCAAACGTGTCCTAACCTTGATGTCAGAGATAAATGTGACGCGTGAGTTTGAGCGGCTGCAGAAGGAGCGTGGCCTGGGCAATGAGAAGCACAGGAAAGAG GTCTCTGATCTCATTAAAGAATGCCGACAGGCCCTGGCAGACAGCCTGTTTTCATGGACCTGCCAGTCTCCTTTGTCTAAAGATGACACCCTGGCTCTTATTGGCCACCTGGAGACAGTGACAGCTCAAGCTGATGGCTCATTGGACAGTGTGAACCTGGCTCTGGTCATGGCACTACTCTACTGCTTGGATGTCAGCTTCGTAGAACAGGGAACAGAAGATAGAGACG ATCTGATCCAGGCACTGCCGTTGCTGACTGAGAGGCAGTATGTGTCTGCAGTGCACAGCCGTCTGATGGACGGCCAGCCGTGGAAGCTTTCAGGTCTGCAGGCTGTGTGTCGACTGGCCTGGGCTCTGTCTCTGAGGGTCCTTTCTCAGCTACCGCAGGGATGTG CGCTGGTTGAGTTCACTGAGGCAGACGAGGCTCTGGCTGACCAGGCTCTACTGGGAGATGTCTTCCTGTTTATGAAGGAGGGCATCCTGGGATGTGAGAGTTTTGCCCAGGAAGAGTTTTACATCCGCCGCCTCCATTCACTCATCACAGACTTCCTGGCACTCATGCCAATGAAG GTGAAACAACTTCGTAACCGCGCTGATGAAGATGCCCGTCTGGTGCACATGTCCCTACAGATGGACAGCGAGCTTCCATCATCGCTACGCAAGGACTTAGACCACCTCATGATCCTC ATAGGAGAGTTTTATAGTAAGGACTCATTTGGGCTGGAATTGGGTCTGGAGTTCTGGTGTCCCACAGAGTCTCTCCAACACACATCCCTGCAGGGATCCTACCTGGGAATGGCTCTGCAAAGGCCGCCACATAAACAG GTGGTTCTGTCCAAGTTTGTGCGTCAGATGGGAGACCTCCTGCCCTCCACCCTCTACATCTCCTATCTACGTATGCTGAAAGGGCTCGCCAATGGTCCTCAGTGTGCCCACTACTCCTTCAGCCTGCTTAAAACCAACGGAGCCACACACA GTGACAACATCCAGGGAGTTTCAGGCAGCCCGGTGTCTTGGGAACATTTTTTTCACTCCCTTATGCTCTACCATGAGAACCTGCGGCGAGACTTTCCAAATCCAGACGCATCACAGTACCGCCACCCACCTCTGAGGGGCATCACCCAAAGAGAGCTGGATGGACTCACCTCATTCCTGCAGTTGCTCACCACCATCATTACATGG aGTGAAAATGCTCGACTGGCATTGTGTGAGCATCCCCAGTGGACCCCAGTTGTAGTGATGTTAGGGTTGCTGCAGTGCAGCGTTCCTCCCGTCCTGAAGGCTGAGGTCCTGCACTGCCTGGCAGCCTTTGGGAAGTCTCCAGAGATCGCTGCTTCACTCTGGCAGTCATTGGAGTACACACAG ATCCTTCAGACAGTGCGAGCCCCAGGACAGAGGCAGGCAGCTGGAATTGAA GTGGAGCTGAATGAGATCGAGTCGAGCTGTGAGGAGTATCCCCTGACACGAGGCTTCTGTCATCTGATCAGCACATTGGTCGAGAGCAGCCTGCCCATTAATTTAGGGGCGGGGCTACGCGTGCCAGGCTTTCAGCCCTACCTGAACTTCTTGCGTGACTCTGTGTTCCTCCCCTTCCCCACCAGAGCATATCGCCATCCAGCTGAGAAG TGGGAGGTTGCTGATGCCGTCCTGGAGGTGTTCCACAAGCTGCTGCGGGACTACGAGCCCCAGCCGGCAGACTTTGTCCAGGAGATGGTGGAGCTGCAGGGTGAGCAGGTCGCGGCCTACAAGCCCCCTGGCCACAGCATCATGTTCCACCTGCTCAACGACTCTCCCATGCTGGCGCTCTGCCTCAGCCTGCTGGAGGAAGGTGTTCGCCAGCTGGACACCTATGCATCCTTTCCTG GTAAGAAGCACTTGGAGTCGGCAGTGCTGCGCTGCCTGTGCCTGCTGGACTTGGCTCTGCAGAAGGAGGTGATGTTCATGGACCTCCTCAGGGAGAGCCAGGCCTCCATGCTGGTTTCCCCCTTGGAACAGCTCATCCAGGGGGTCAGTCCTCAAACTCGGAGGGCAGATCACATCGTCAATATTGCCAG GTATCTGTACCACAGCAGCTCCAACCCAGAGGCTGCCTTCCAGAGTGCCAAGATCCTGCGTCGTATCGCCAACTACCCCAACATTCAGACTAGGCTGGTGGGAGATTTCACACACGAccag TCTGTGAGTGAGAAGCTTATGGCAGGTTTTGTGGAGTGTCTGGACAACGAAGAGGCCGAGGAGGGAACAGAGAACGGAGATG ACTCAGATCCACAAAAGAAGGTTGCAAGAATCCGACATGAAACCCAGATCCATATGCTGAACCTGCTCATCACCTCCTTGGATCTAAGGACGCCAAATCTGGCCCTGTATCTTTTGGGCTATGAAGTCAAGAAGCCTGTGTCCTCCACCAACCTCCAGGACCCAG GTGTGTTGGGATGTCCGCGGAGCTGCCTGCACGCCATCTTGAGTCTGCTGCAGAGAGGCACTGAGAAGAGATCAGGACCTGTACTCACACAGCAGGCCCCACACCTGGCTGAGCTCTGCTACCAG GTGATCTACCAGCTGTGTGCTTGCCCAGACACATCAGGACCCACCATGCGCTATTTGAGGACCAGCCAGgacttcctgttctctcaccTGCAGCACCTACCGTTCATCCTGCCTA GCAATCAGATCGCTGCCCTCTCCCAGATGTCTTGGCTCATGAAAACGGCTGCCATTGAGCTGAGAGTGACCTCACTGAACCGCCAGCGTTCACATACACAACGCCTCGTCAGCCTCCTGTTGGATGATCAGCCACACACTCAACATACAG cagatGGGGAATCAGGAATGGAAGAAGAAACCAGATCAGTCAGCGGGTTCCTGCATTTTGACACAGTCTCTAAAG TGCGCAGGAAGTTGCTGAGTGTGCTGGACGCCATCGATTTCAGTCAGGATATGcctgagctgctgcagctggactTCTTTGAGCGCACTCAGATAGAGCAGGTGATCTCCAACTGTGAGCACGTCAATGAGCAAGGACACACCGTGTGCAACGTTAAG TTGCTACATAGAGTGCTAGTCGCTGAGGTGAATGCACTGCAGGGAATGGCAGCCATTGGACAGAGGCCCCTGTTAATGGAG GAAGTGAACTCCATCCTGCAGCAGGTGGTGGAACGCAATCGCGTCCGTAGGAGTTTGAGTGCAAAGCGCCATGCACTGCGGTCCTGGAGGAGCCTGGTAGAGACACTGCTGACCGCCTGCCCTGCTGATCTCATACCTGCTGATGACAGGCAGCTTATCATCAGAGACCTGCTGCTAGATCTGCATGATAAG GTGTTATCTGAGGATGCAGCAGGAGAACTGATGCCCATTGTTGCTGGGGCAGTCTTCACTCTGACAGCCCACCTCAGCCAATCAGTCCTGTCTGAGCAACAGCAGGGGGCGGGATTAGAAGCATCCTCTGGCTTTGCCTCCATCGCCAACTCCGCCCTGCACCTGATTCTCCGCAAGCTGCTGGACTTCATCCTTTGTACTG GAGGTGGATACCAGCGTCTGCGTGCTCACTTGTACGGCTCCCTGCTGTACTACCTTCAAATCGCCCAGAAACCTGAAGAACCAGACACTCTGCAGACAG GGAAGGCGATGTGGGAGCGTCTCACAGCTCCTGAAGATGGTTTCTCcaaactgcagagagagaaCCTCGCTATCATTGAGAGCTATGGCAAGGCTctcatggaggtggtgtgtcGGGACGCCTGTGACGGCCATGAAATCAGCAGG ATGTTGGCTCTGGCGGTGCTGGACCGGATCCTGTCCATAGACCGCCAGAACCAGTGGCTGGTTTACGTCTGCAACAGTGGTTACCTGCGGTCGCTAGTGGAGAGCCTGAGACAGGATGATGTCGCCCTGCAGAGCCTGCTCACACCTCAGCCACCCCTCCTCAAACCACTTTACATCTATGAGAGCAAGATG GCTCTGCTGACTCGTGTGGCTAAGACAGGTCAGGGAGCTGTGGAGCTGCTGCGCTGTGGGCTGGTGGCACAGCTGATAGAGTGTCAGGTGTTTGACATGGTACCTGACAGCGATGCACACAG GGTGATGAGGGACCCATCAGGCTTCATCCCCAGCCCTATGGACCGCTACAGGCAGATTCTCTTACCGACCTTGAGGCTCTTCCAGGTGATCCTGACCTCTACCACCATGAatcaccagcagggggcagcacAG GTTCTCCAGTGGCTGATAGTGCATGCCGACACCATTCAGTCCCTGTTGCGCTGCCAGGAGCTCAGTATGGGAGCTTTGCAGGAGCTCTCTTTGCTTACTGGCATCATTAGCAAGACGGCTCTGCCAG GTGTCCTTGAGACGGGCGGGGAGGTCAACAGTGCTGCTCTTATGGAGTTCCAGGGTCACATTACCAGATTCCAG CGTCTCTGCCTGTCCCTGCTCGGCCGTCTGGCGGGGAGCGAGCGGGAGAGGTTGCTAAAGCAGGCTGAGGTTGCTGCACCCGGAGACTCAGCAGAAAGacgagaggagatggaggtggCCATGCAGCAG GTGTGTGCTAACATCATGGAGTACTGCCAaaccctgctgctgcagagctcaGCCCAGGCCCAATTCAGCATCTGCCTCTTCAGCCCGTCAGGCAGCGAGCCAGCTGGCAGGGACGGAGGACGCACAG ATCTCTCGTCCATTCCGCCATCAGTGGCTTACTCCCGGGCCCCCAGCCTGGGTCTGGTCCTGTACCTGCTGAAGAACAGCGCTGCAGATTTCTTCCGCTTCCACCAGAGTCACAGACAAAGCTTGGGCAAGCTGCAGAGCCTGGATCAGCTGCCTCCTGAGGAGCTGAAGGAG TTGTGCCAAGGCCTGGTGTCCGGCCCAGGAGGGGTGGAAAAAATCTCATCAGTTCAGAGGAGCTTGCTGGCCAAGAGACGACTGGTCCAGCTCATCAACAACAGAGCCAAGCTGCTGGGCCTGTGCTCCT ATGTTATCGAgacgtgtttgtttgtgttgtggcGCCACCTGGAGTACTACCTGTTGCATTGTACTCCCACCGACCCCAAGGACTCCCTGATGCCTGGAGCCAGTTTGTATAGATCTCGCCTCACAGACG ACTCGTTCGGCGGGTTGCAGGCAAGTGGAGGTCGTGGCCTCGGGCTATCCCGCGTCAGCCAGCAAGACCTAGACCTG CTGAAGAGCGACATGGCCGCAGGTTTCGGAGAGGCGCTGCAGAGGAAGCTCCTAGAGGTGGAGGGCTTGTACAGCCAGGTCCGCTCCCGCTACACCTTCATCCAGGCCCTGGTTCGCAGGATCCGCGGCCTGCTCCGACAGCCCAAAagctga